In Asterias rubens chromosome 17, eAstRub1.3, whole genome shotgun sequence, the genomic window CTaccatggttttttttaatttaaacacaatatcaacctcttccctcgCATGTACCCGTGTGACAAAAAGCAGATAAGCatcttgcccaaggacacaagttcCATGACCAGGatggaacccacactccgatgacttaaccaccagaatcTAAATTTAATGCtttaaaccactcggccatgacaccctactaaataaatcagcattaccttgactaaaaaaaaaatgatgaccCTACTTTTAAGCCTTTTTCTGACCCATTGGTCATCAGGCATGAGCTTGACAAATTTATGACATCCTTTTCTGACCTAAAAACTGCCAAAGTCATGCATGTGAATCACTGAGCTATcaacattgttaaaaaacaaacttacactGAAAACTCCAAGTACAAAAACAAGAACGATGACGCTCTGTAGGATTGTGAGCGTACCCTGGACTAATACATGAGACAGCATCACTTCAGTTGCACTCACACCTGGGGgagaacaaataatttaaaatagaaaataacATTGCACTTGTAAATATAtcttaggccaagtaaaaaaagaaacatgtttagcgtccccgcccgcttcctttttacaggccgcctccttttttattttattttattttttattttgttatgtacattttttttttttttttttttagtagggttattttaaatgatctcagcaaaaacaatctgaatgtcttgtctgaatgcctcgactaaattgtttcatttatgttttgtgtatttcagcagtaggaaaaacaatggatatttgacattttaacaaagaatggcggccatcttgaaataaaaaataataaataaaaagcccctcttcctcctttttttgaataacccggacgtgaaacatgttttgtttttttactcggccttatacATCTACCCTCTtaaggctgagtcacactgcagcgataaccaaaacgataatgatcacgacgcaaagaaaacgcattgtattggttaaattgctccatgcagaatatGCGTaggctcattcaaccaatagaatgcgttctctttgcgttgtgatcATTATCgctttcgttatcgctgcagttaACTCGgccttaaccccccccccattgtcTCCTGCAATGCTCAttcctttctttttctgtgGGTTTTCTGCCTCTCTCTATATTCATGTTTTTTCCAATCGACTGCTTCTGTTACACCAGAATatatgttcatgtttgttgtgttgtcagttagtcttcgagaaagactctgctagggttgaaacgtcaggcgtTTTTGTAGATATGCCAAGCACTTACCTGCCACCCAACTCCTGTCTAGTAATCCTTCTTTTCTTTCAATCACCAAAGACAATGCTGTAATTCCCATGGccaagaaaaacacaattctgAAAAGCAGCAAAAATAACAATCAAACTAATCTTTGTCTTCTTTAGAGGCTATAAAgttgtttcaaaatgtttaaaggcataGAAAGAATACACTGAAAGCAAGGTGAGGTCAGATGCTGTGTACAACCCATAAATGTTGATGAGTAGATTAAGTAATACTCTGAGATAAAGAGGGGGGAGGGGCCTTAAACAAAAGTGCTCTCTGCATCACCTGAAACATTTTGAACATTTAGAGAGCCTTTAATTTCCCTCCAAAATAAAGGACAAACCTGTGTGACATGTTCCCCCAACACCATCATGTGTTAAGCACTGGGTTCTTTCTGGAGTCCTATGGAAAATCCACAGGAATACATGTACTCCTCAGATGGGATTAAGctcacaacctttgccattctagagcttGCCCGGTGAAAATGCGATTTTAACATCTGCTAAATGGAGAGTAATCAGTTGTGACCTGGAGCGTCACTAAGTTacagacatgtgcgctatataagaagccacaattattattttttttattaatcaaGTCGATCAAGTCTTAGGACAAAAGAACCACAAAGTTCTTTTCTATTTACCCTttatttgtaattaattttctttgtgACTTACGTTACTATAATGCCGGGTGCCAGGAAGTCTATGAACTTTGTCATTGAGCTGCCGTAGATGGGTTTCTCAAACTGCAGAAAGATGAAAATAGAATCACAACAAAGGGTACAAAGTGTTTGTGGATGAGCTGATTGGCTGCAAGCTGCTTGTGGCTGCTTCAGGGTCtcttaactctttggtgcacaTGGCGGTCGCTAGCGACCACCAAAACACGTCAAATTAGACTTTTAAAAATGGCAATAACTTAAAATTACAACCCCCATATATACCGCTTTCATTCGGTTGTTTAGAGCGATTATTGAGCTTTTGTTCAGTGTGATGTTCAATAGGGGATGctaatgaaacattttgagaaaaacacggTTGAACATGtccttttttttgtcttttcttttttatctgtgcaccaaagggttaagggttaaatattgttttttttttgtacattttaagTATTCAAAATACTTACAATAACTGGTATTTGAGCCACTGCTGGATCAGGTAAAAACTCTGCAGTCAGTTTCTGAAAAATAAAAGGAGTAAAAATGGAGTAGATTTTGTTGAAAGCTTGATTATGAAAACAACTGAGtgtgaaaacaagtttaaaagcaccacaaacaaacttttttgtgAGTAAAACTCAAGGCTTCTTCATTCTTTAGTGAAAAGATGCCAGAGTAACAAGATTCCATTTTTCGTTAGAAAACTTAAATTCACAACATGTTCAAACCACTCTCTTTAAAAAGTAAATGCAATTTTAAAGAGTTTATCGCCTTACCTGAAATGCAAGCAGCATGTCCTGCTGCAGTGCTATGGCAATCTGGGAATCTGCAGAGCAAACAAATACAAGCTAATaatcaaaaatgaaaattttatttGGGCCTGTGGCCATTCCACTCTACGTGCCTGTATGGTAGCACAAAAAAAGAGGCATCAAGTCAATAGGGCTACTTACCCCCTCTCattcttctttgatcttgtgataCATGAAAGtcttaagcttgggcgatatcgatttattttattcacgatatatcgcgatattcgatataattgcgattaatgaaatttgacatcatcagtcttaaaactccaagtaaagttgtagaagagacagtcctagcataagagaggtgttctaatgacctattcttctggttttactccaaacctatggggtgcaagatgtctcagctagcaaatacatcgcaatatttaatcgatatattgCGATCCATAttatccatccgatatcgaaatcgtgtccaaattaatatcgcgatattcgataatatcgtgatatcgcccaagcttagtatgTCTAACTGTATGCAGTTTATTAGTGTGACcatgtaaaaacataattaatttgaaatGCAATCGCATCAAATACTTGCATTTTGACACGTGCATACTTAGCATCCTACAAGCACCATACAACTCAAAGGTTTTTTAACAAGCGTGCATGCAAAGTTTTGGGAGCCAATCGGGGTTAGTGGCGAGAGATATCCATACGGTGCGCTGCCCATAGTAGCGAGGCTGCTACTTTCCATACTACGTGTTTATGAAAATTGGCCCACGAGAGTCAATTGTGAGAAGTTGGGGTTAAGGGTCAAGTTAAAATTGACTTACTTGTCATGTCCAGAGAGACATGGACCGAACCTCCATCGATGATTTGAGCAGTGGCCTTTGACGGATCTtcaaatctttaaaataatcaagaaattttagaattttttatttcccatgtaggccttgaatttcattcttgaaggggcaaagcAGTTTTCCTCTGATAATGGGcacttttaaatttgtgcatgaactttgcaaagggcaccacaacaaaagcacagcGCACCtcagcaatagaccgatccactaagctccgccccattgcgtactGACCAATTATAACGCAACGAAGGTctgacactaaggtccgacatgcatgcgcgtatcttggcgcacgcgacagagttgtgcagaaaggcattggagatccccacgtgttcttgctcacacgtgcgtcgtgggcggagcctactggatcggtctattgctgtCAGTGACGTGGGTTATTGCGAGGCCTGCTTTGTGTTGACAGTTTCTCAACCAAGCCATTTAACATCAACGGGAAGGGAATCGACAATGCCAACATTCCTGAAAGATAGCTCAATTGCGGGCCTAGGCATTAGTCCCTTAAACatctagtgcagaaatttggcacttgcacagtaagtggagaatggtgatcgcaaaTGCAGATTTTAGCGATGAGCCGAGCCATGAAAGTGTGCCTTGACCAGGAGGGTTTCTACCCATGGACAAAGTGTAAGTTGATAGCAGGATAGACTGGTACCTTGTTATGAGATCTTTAGTGAAGTTTGCTCCAAATTCTATAATGCCCCAGTAGTCCCCATTCTTTGCTCCATCCATCGCCGTACTGAAGTTTGCAACTGGTACCTTGTGGCAGCAAAGGGGGTAAAAACAAGATAATTTAACTCATCTTTTTATAGCCGTTTGTCATTACATAAAAGAAAGAGGCAAGAACAATACAACCTTTTtgtctggcaactcacacctgttatctccatgtaactCCTCTACCAAACAGTGGACTTTAACTTGAATCATCcacaaaccagtagggctgctgaTTCATCCAATTACAAGAGTAGGATCCACTGTTTGGACAAGGAATTActtggagataacaggtgttacTTGGTAAAGATCAAAAGGATGTACAACTTTTTTCTGAAGTGGAGCTCTCCCATTCTGCTAAGGAACTTGCCCTAGACTttttgtggaaatttttcaTAGAgaatttttgtatctggtcatgacacttgtgtccttcagcattttaccattattgcttcacccttcggatgggacgtaaagctgttgggcCTGTGTGTTGTGAATGCaggtaaaataacccagtgcacatGGTGCACtaattaagagaaggggtttgccccggtgttcatggcttgattggctgcatattgtgacAGCACCTTTTAAgaccataacatggtgctatgtacaGGAAGAaggcccccccaaaaaaatatgttggattgccctttcacttgattttttgcttgggtcaatcgtttttttttttttcagatgtcAAAGAAAGCCCAAAACTGCATAAACATTTGTTGAAAGATCTAGTTGTCAAACAAGCAAGGTATTAATCATCTTATACATCTCGCTTCAAGCGCTCTTTTTGCGTCTTTATTTCGGCAAATTCCttcaaaaacaatcaatttccaagagtcatttcattcaccaTGTTTTTCATCCGTTCAATAAACGAGCGATATATGGGCATTActggcaacagcgccctctgttgttcaatggaGTGTTAGACTGGTTCCTTGTGAAATCATGATGTCGGATAAACGGGCGTGTGGTTTGATATGTGACACAGGCTCGCCCTATCTGTGCGTGTGAGGGAAATCGATCTACATTTGTGCGTTATGCTTTTGTGAACGTTGAAACCACGACTGTTGCACTGGATAATTATTGTGGACTGAAAGTAGTCGGCCGAAAACAAATATGTGTGTCAAATCTACCattttgtaagcataaaatattctTGAATACAAAATTCGAAAGTaataaaagggaaaaaaaaaaaaataaaaaaataaaaaaccgcGACTGAGATTTTGCTACTTTTACGGTCAGTTGGGATAGGGCAATCCTacaattttattttagaccCAAGTCTCattcttacatgtatgtaccacATAAACCTTGCAGGAATTACTGACAGCGCATTAggaacttaaagacactggacactattggtaattgtcaaagaccagtcttctcacttggtgtatctcaacatgcacaaaataacaaacctgtaaagatttaaactcaattggctgtcaaagttgcaagataatggaagaaaaaacacccttgtcacacaaagttgtgtgctttcaggtgcttgatttcgtgacctcaaaatataattctgaggtctcaaaatcaagtagtggaaaattacttctttcacgaaaactacgttacttcagagggagccttttctcacaatgttttataccatcaacagctccacattactcgttaccaagtaagtttttatgctaacaatttttttgagtaattaccaatagtgtccactgctaaAAACAGTTAATTCttctcataattattattatctgggAACAAAAACCCCCACCAAATGAGAACAAGGTTGTCTTTACCTGATGGACAGAGTAGTTGTTGACGTTCTGCAAATATAACAGACTGAGCTGTGGTGGGACTTCGTTATTCACCACGGCAACGGGGAGATCCCTCGGATCATTGCCGATAGCGAGACAGAAGAGAGACGTCTGAAGAATGGGGATGATGATGGAGAAGAAAACCACACTGCAAGaaaaataacttttgtttagaatcaattaattaattagggATTTACAGTGTGATGACTTGGTCTTCACTGCCTGGTAATTACCAGGGCCcgtttcatacagctgctttataagcataaaaaattgctaagcacaacaaaatgtaactgGTTTTCTGCTCagtttagcagaaaaaaatattttgggggttgaacaaagaattgactacagcgggattcgaaccaacgacctatGGATTAACTTGCCCGCACtatacaaactgagctatctagccctatattggcggtgtccctattttgtcaatgtttgttcggggtgccaatcagaagccatacaaccgttaaatgccgtgtagccagggatcacgcctaaattatgatacaacctgggaagcggcagccatgggatcaccttaaggggatgcgactgtTTTGTttgagatatcaatataaaccacaagggaaactgagtgggtaaatttgtaaatgatttggggggttgaacaaagaattgactagagtagattaatgtgccggcgctctaccaactgagctatctagccctatattaaaattttaaaaatactatGAAACTAGTGCTTAAAATAGTTATGCTCAGCAAAATGTTTGTAAGCAGGCTACCAGTCACAGAGTGTACAAGTGGCATGCTATTTTGGCAGATAACGTTAGTACAAAATTTGTTCTGCTTagctgtttttttgtgcttacgcagctctatgaaattgggcgctggTTAGTGGCTAGCTATCGAGCCAAAGGTGAGATCCCTTTACAGTGGACAGACACCAACCAAGCTCGTGTATGCTTTTAATCTCATTTGGTGGGGTAGGTTAAGACGGGGTGGGCAAAATTACAGAGCTCCTGTCATCCTAGACtgggtacctgtctttatccgaaaagataaagacaggtacctgctattcagatccagtgattccgttggatacaatgatatcattggataaacgtgcacagtgacatgagctttccatagatgcccaaacagtacactcctatcacgtccgccataaaatttgactgcgtatctctatgtgaaatgaatgtaggtcaaaggtgcataATACAGGCCGGCTGGAGGCCGGTCTCCAGCGTTGTTCACGAGcctggaagtgtgacgtcagatgttcaggctactgtCACCCTGCCTCCGCATGTTACACTACTGAATAGGGGGAGGACTGGTACTGGGGTTGGGTCTACCAAAGTGATAATTACCCAGGATTCCTCATGATGCGTATGACGTTCTTGACCATCAGAGCCCAGAGCCTAGACAGACTGAGGAAGTCATTCTTGCAGCAGCTAGACGAAGGTCGACTCATCTGCACCTGTGAGTCGTTGTCCAGCAACAACTCTCTGTCTGACGTGTAGACTTCTTTCCCGTCTACTCCTTGAATGCTGTTCTCGGATGAGGAGTTACTGATGTGGGGGATTACCTCAGTCGGctgaaaaaacaaatgaaatttctgCAAGGGGCCTTTCTTAAACCTCGTCTTGGGCTCCGTCTCCATCCTGGGCTCAGCACACTACAGACGGAGGTTGGGTTTCACTTTTCCTTTCACTTGTCTCTGTCGTGCCGTAGTTCCTTTTGACAATATATGAATTAGCCGCACTTAACAACACGGTTCGGCTTTCAGGCCTATCAGTTTGTATTCTGCAAGTGATGGTATATAAACAAACAGAGCCTCAAGCCAGAGCCAGAGACCAAGCTGAGGTTTGAGAAACGCCCATGGTTGCGAAACTCTTTGCACTTTGtcaaacagcaaaaaaaaattacaggcagCGTTGAGGCGACAAACTCCACTGCTATCAATATGAACACTATGGTTCATAGAAGAATTTGTCTAATAATGTCAGACTTGACAACGAGGATAAGATTGCAATATACTTGTTAAACAAACTACATATCCTGAAAGTATTTCCTATCACAATACTTCACCTACATTCACATGTTCCTGTGCCTCTCCGCTATTTGAAGTATCTTGCATACACAGCTTTAGGAAAACGTCTTCAAGTGTCTGAAAAAAcgaaaacacaaaatgtttttttttagtcccTGCctgattttggttttacactTGCACCAATAACAACAACGTGATAAGCAATGTTATAACACCCCATACAAAGATACTGCCTTGTATGGGCTGTTATACAACAGATGTTGGCTGCTTCTACATCTTACATCTCAGATCTCATCACTCAGTATGCACCTTTCCGCAGTAACCTAAGATCAGTCGATCAACGTCTCCTCGTAGAACATATGGCAAAGAACACATGGGGAGCACGTTCTTTCGTAGTTACTGCGGGGAAGGTGTGGAATAGTCTTCCCTACCACATCAGGAATGCAAATACAACATCTTCTTTCAAAACTGTcctcaaaacccacctctttGCAGTTAAACAATGACCAGCGACTCTCTACAAACTGTTTctgttcctttcttttgaactgttttattttgtatcatgagcgagcgccatgagcgcctttttgtggcggataccggcgctatataagactccattattattattattatgtatgtgGTTAAAACCATGCCTTCCTTGGTGATCCCGGAACAGTCTATTTTCCCCAAGCATGCCAAGGGGAAGCAGAAGGATAACACAATAACCAGAGGATCACTTGGAAGTTGCAGTTTAAACCATAACATTTGAAGCGGTCAGTATTTCTATACCCAACGCTGTGTAAATCCTGCGGAAGGTTGTGAGGAGGAACTTTAAAGTTGGAATAACTTATTgccccaattcacctgacgtcatcatcagaatactcttggatgcgccattttggtgggcaatgtcactgtgcattAGTCAGTGAAGGGCACATTTTAGGCGAGGCGGCGTTTATACGTAAACGCGTCGTGTGTGACGCGCGTGTAAGGGGTTAATAGGATCAGATAAGTATACGCGTGTCATCTTACGGGTAACTGGTGACGGTTGATCAGCTCTAGTGGGTGTGACTCCGACAACAGCTGACCGTTCCTCATCAAACCAACCTGCAGATTTGAGAAAGAATGTCTTTTCTTGTGaattttatataataatttttttatatatatgttgcTGTTCTCTTTTATGATGTCcttttaatctttttaaaatattgtatcatagttgcaattcagtttttatgctgtgaTGGCTACTGTCAATAAaccttttatctatctatctatctatctaccaTATATCAAAGCAATTTGGAAACACCACATGACACAACAATTTGAATTTTCCAAGggcccttaaagccattatacacttttggtacagagaacacaaaaaaaagttcacagatttacaaataatttacagggtttacagaaggtaatggtgaaagacttctcttgaaatattgttccatgaaatgctttactttttgagaaaacattaaaacaatataaattctcgttagcgagaattcatatttattttagacacatggcatgacacggcgaaacgcgcggaaacaagagtgggtttgcccattattttctcccgactccgatgaccgattgagcctaaattttcacaggtttattattttatatatacgttgtgatacacaaagtgtgggacttggacaatactgtttaccgaaagtgtgtaatggctttaagcaggcCCTTGAACCTACACCAAGAAGGGCTTTTTGCACTTCGAGATGACCAACAAA contains:
- the LOC117301647 gene encoding ABC transporter G family member 20-like; translated protein: MNAIECNNVCKHYGRGTHRLDVLQNLNMTVPRGTIYGLLGPSGCGKTTLLRCILGRLKTDRGTVLTLGKPPGTKGLGIPGSMVGYMPQETALFDDFTIGETLNYFGTIHQMAKADLKKRKVFLIELLNLPGLGSRVGNLSGGQKRRVSFAAALVQSPPLLILDEPTVGVDPLLRIKIWDHLIQFAQKSQTTIILTTHYIEEARQANIVGLMRNGQLLSESHPLELINRHQLPTLEDVFLKLCMQDTSNSGEAQEHVNPTEVIPHISNSSSENSIQGVDGKEVYTSDRELLLDNDSQVQMSRPSSSCCKNDFLSLSRLWALMVKNVIRIMRNPGVVFFSIIIPILQTSLFCLAIGNDPRDLPVAVVNNEVPPQLSLLYLQNVNNYSVHQVPVANFSTAMDGAKNGDYWGIIEFGANFTKDLITRFEDPSKATAQIIDGGSVHVSLDMTNSQIAIALQQDMLLAFQKLTAEFLPDPAVAQIPVIFEKPIYGSSMTKFIDFLAPGIIVTIVFFLAMGITALSLVIERKEGLLDRSWVAGVSATEVMLSHVLVQGTLTILQSVIVLVFVLGVFSIPNEGSLFLVALMCFLQGLCGQAFGLFASSVCSTEVTVMQLTQGFFYPTLLLSGIIWPIQSMPDVLYYISICLPQTFANEGLRGVLSKGWGLEHFEVWIGYVITLSWTVLFLFMSAGFLRLSK